The Quercus lobata isolate SW786 chromosome 4, ValleyOak3.0 Primary Assembly, whole genome shotgun sequence genome segment ATTTTGAGATAATGTCATTATGCAGCAGCAGGTAGCCAACTTTAGAAGGATACATGCTTTAACAAGATACCAAACATTATCATCCCAATCAAAGTCATAGTTCTaacttgtgagttgtgagttAATACCAAGACTAACCAAGACTAAAGATTCACAGCTTCCTGTGAATCAGGCACATAGATCCATCCATGAGATATAAGTTTTCGGATGTCTAACAAGTTTTATACCCATTAAAATTAACATTCAAATCTAGGTCCCAGCATTACAGAAAGCAATGGCAGAAACCTAACTGGAATTCAAATTCCAGAGGGCTTTTAGGGAACAAATGATCTAACCTTTATCAATTGAGAAGACAACATAACCTCTGGCATTAGGATAAACACTTCTTTCCACCACACAAACACCATATTTGATACCAAAAGGAACATCCTGCAGTACTAAGATAAGCAAGAACTAAACTATGTTCATAGGTAAAATCCAAGTACCTTTTCTCATGTATTAAGTATATGAAACCCTTACAGCTTCTTCTAGTATCATATCAATGAAACATCTAAACCATAGCATTACATAAGAGTATGCATGTATCTATGAGTTTGTACATCTTCAAGTAGAGTTTAGACAGATTCATACTTCTATCAATTACCATCTGGTCTCCTACTTTTGAGAGCCACTGTTTTCACCATACCACATTAAGcattaaaacaaaacataaaacccaatTCAATTATAGTTAGCACTCCTAGGATCTTATGCATAACAATCAGAAATAGCATTGCCAAAGCTTTGAATCAAAAAACACAAGAGTAAACACTATTAATGATTATCGAAAATATAGCTACTACATTCACTGAAAATCAAAGCTACAACTACACAAATTTCCACATTCTACCATCTCTAGTGGCATGTGGAACCAAATGAAACATTGAatcaaaaaacacaaagagTAAACACTATTAATGATTATCGAAAATAAAGCTACTACATTCACTGAAAATCAAAGCTACAACTACACAAATTTCCATATTCTACTATCTCTAACGGCATGGAAccaaattaaacatgaaaactaaaaaaaaaaaaaaaccctaagcaAACTCACATAATAATCGAGTCACAAAGACTAATACCCATTTGGCCTCTTGAACTAAGCAAAGCTCCCAACTCTGCCACCTCTCAAACTACACAACAATAGACCCTTTCATAGGATAGGGGGATTAATAACAAAGACACCCCCCACAAAGGAAAACCGAATTCGCCAACACCTAAGACTCCGGTGAGGGAATTCTCTtcggcttcttcttcttctccgaTACCGCCTTGGCAAAGGCCTCAACAATCCTCTGCTGGGACTCGAGAATCATCTCGGTCCGCttcatctccatctccatcCTCATCCCTTCAATCTCCCTAGccatctccatcttcatctGCTCCACTCTCACAAACCCATCTCCCAATACCTTTATAGCCGAAACCATCTCGGCCACCGggtctctctccctctctctctttcccaaaCCCGACCTCACCGCCGTGTTACACTCCCTCATAACCCTAGCCCCAAAATTCACACCAGAGCTAGagctagggttagggtttgaaTTGAATTTCGGCTCAACTTTCGGATAAAACTTCGATCCGAGATGCGCTACGCTCACACCACTCGGAATCCGAATCCGAAACCCACTTCctccaccactaccaccaccaccaccaccaccaccgcctcCGCCGCCACTTCCGCCGATTCCGTTATTTCTGTAAAATTTACTCATGTGCCTCATGTTCGACCCTCCATTCTTGAACTCTTCGTACAAATCCTGATCTTCTTCTTCGTCGTTCTCAACGTCGAGCCCTTCGTCGTTGTTGTTGTCGTTTTCGTCGCTGTCGGAGTCGTTGACTCGAGGCTTAGCCGAAGGACCTTTCTCCATGGCGTCCATGCGCTTGAAATGGACCCAGGAGGAGATAAACCTCGAAACGGGCATGGATCTCGCCCTCTGCAGCTCCGTGCGGTACCGCTTCCGCAGCTTCTCCATCTTGTGACGGCACTGCACGGCGGTCTTGGGAGGAGACGCGGCGGAGCAGCGACGAGCGACCGAATCCGCCACCTCCTGCCAGTGAGTCGCCTTCAGATTCCCGCGCCGGAGCGAGTACCATTTCTCGCGGTAAGAGTCGATCAGCGCGACCGTCTCGTCGTGCGACCAGCACGGCGGGGGCAGGCGCCGCGAGGCGGTGGAGGGCTGGGGTTGAGCCTGGGGCTGGGCCTGGATCGGAGTCTGGGTCTGGGTCTGGGGCTGGGCCTGGATCTGGGCCGTGGGCGGGGCGGGCAGAGGGAGcgggagagagagaggcacgGCGGTGGGTGGGCTGGAGGGGATCGGCGGTGGGGTGGTGGCGGTGGTCTCGACgggagaagaggaagaagcagcagcagcagcagcagccaTGAGGTTTGTTCAGTGGGTGAAGGATAAGAGAGGAGGCGTAAAGTAgcgagagagagaatgagacaTAATGGGGGTTGAGGAAGGAGGGGTGTGCGGCTGGTTATGAGATGTATAGAAAAGAAGGGAAGGGAGGCCACCGCTTAGGTGGAGGGCTAACGTGCGCCAGGGGGGGGTTGTGATAGGGTGTGGGAAGTGGTTGGCAGAGGAAGGGTAGTAGGTCCACACAAGCACAAACAGAGGTGTCTGACTTTGGGGCCATTATTATCGCCATCAATTCGTCATGTTTTAACGTGTGTGTGATGTTAGTGTTACCCACCGTCTagggtgggtgggtgggtgtgTGGGGGCGTGTGAGCGTGAGCGTGAGCGTGTGGGAGTGTGGGTGTGAGTAGGGTGGGGGTGGTTCTGACTTTGGGGTTTGTGGTTGAGTGGCGGGGTTGTAAATATTTTgggttgtcatttttttttttttttgggtttttggtttgaTTGATGTTGTGGGCTTTGttgagttgttgttgttgttgtggttgtgggtgtTGTGGGTGTGGGTGATGTGGTGGTGGCTCTTTGTTTcgtgttttgtttggtttgacTGGGGGGACAAGAGATGGTGGTACTATCTCTATTAGTGGGGGAGTTTGTATTTATtggacacagagagagagagagagagagagagagagagagagagaatgagttTTGAGACAAAGTGAGAGCAACTTGGGGGTCTTTCTTGCGTTGGTTGCGTGTTCCCTTCCAATAGATAAAAATTGAGTGAAATTCTCACATGGGGGTAGCCAGCCTAGCTAAGCTAAAATTAGCCAGATTTCCAAGCCAGTTTACCCATAGTTATAGCGGCTTTTCACAGTTATGAACCAactttttagagtttttttgtTGTGACTTTGAATGAGTTGTGTGAGCCGAACCGTCTCCGTCTCATCTCATCTCATGGGCTTTGAGAATAAAAAGTACAAGACGCGTACACCAGCAATGGGCCTGTGTATATGCAAGACAAGCCCAAATAAGTAAACACTTGACAGTTGCTGTCCATGGCTTGGTTTTACGGATTTGTGCTTAACCCGCAACCGAATTCAATCAAATCGGGTGGGGAATTTCAGACCTGCATTTGACCCGTAAGACTATTGGGTTGGGCGGTTCAGGTAACTCTCATGGGAAGCCAAAAACCATTGGAAATCATCGaaaattggtaaaatctcttCAAATCTGGCAAGATCTCGCTAGATCCGTCTAAGATCTGGTGAGGTCTAGCCAAATTTGGTAGAGATCTCGTTAAATCCGAAGAGATATCTACCAAATCGTGTGGAGAACTCGTCGAATCTAGTATATCTCTACTGGATCTAGTTGTTTTACTTGTTGAAATCCATCACATCTAgttgaaaaaattgttgaaaagcTTAGAATCGTTGGACTTGATGTTTTTCAATCAAGTTGGGTTTCATAGGCTTTGGTGTATAAGACCGCAACTGGCTTGCTGACGTTGGGTTTTTGAAGGTCGATACTCGCGTCCAACCACCAAAGTAGTCGGATTGGGTGGTAGTAGGTTGGACACCCCTactggatttttgttttttgttttcaaaactttactaatttcttaaatttgagtttgaaacCAGTTTTCAACCCACAAATTTGACATGATTTGTGTTTTGTTCCTATATTTGATAACAATTTTTCAAGAGGATAAAAACAAGAAATGTTGTTTGGGTGATATTTTCAGTTTTGAGAAAAAGTTGTGTTCTTAAACACTTTAAACGGTCACTGCAAATAAAGACACCCGATTCTACGTATATCTCTCTTCCTCacacaactatatatatatatatatatctatactactatttaagggactTCCCTGTTTGGAccgaattttttttgttccaaaatacccctaaagtCTATGTTTAAGTAGAAGCAAAACTTGAGGATAACaatgtaaaaatatatctctaactcTCACCTAAAACATTTCCTATAAAATAGGATCTATTTCCCACTAATCCACTTCTTCAAAGCAACTATacgtttgttgttgttgttggttttttttttttttttcttaaaaaaaaaatcatcctcacatttatcttcaaatcaattttttttaaacatcctcaagtttatcccccccccccccaaaaaaaacagatatatacagatttgattacaatttaaatttaataattcaatgattaaaaaaaaaaaaaaaaggctcccCAGATAATTGCTCCATTCCTCACCCTTGAAAATAGGTCACACAAATCCattgtaaaattcaaaatgCACTATTATCCATTTTGGCAAGTGGCAACCCACATTTGATAttgttcatttaaaaaaaaaaacaaaaaacaaacaaccacACAAACACGTTTAATTAGTCTCCCACTCCAAAACATAAACTTCCCTCTAACATAACCTCCTACTACTCTTAACTAGTTATGCTTATCAGTTATCACACCACATCTAAATGTTTCCAACCACCATGAGTCTCTTAAGCAAAAGCCTATTTCCAGAGCTATTTTCACATTTTGGTGATTGTGTTGCCCGAaccaaagcaaaacaaaaaccagCAAATGGAGCAGTACTTGTTTGTAGTGGAAGCCCTTAACAAGTGTAGcaataaaaagttgttcaaGAATGGAGGTTGAAACCTATGTGAGTAATGCCCAATTTTCTTgatgaattctttttttttttcttccttccagAGAGTGTTAATCAAACATAGAAAGTTGTACTATGTTATTAGTAGTTTAGCACCAATGTCAATTGGATGTAATTTTAGATGTTGAAATCTTTGGttaaaaattcttctttttgaaaccaaatTCAATAAGTTGTTGAAACCATCTTAATCTATAGACCTGACaaatctattttgaaaaaaactttcgtaaaattacaatttttattaaaaatttgtaccATGATTTTAcgtaattttcatttatattttttatatgccCAATTAGCTTTTTGACTTGAATGGccaaattttgttgaattttcacTTGGCAatgagtgtttttttatttatttattttttgtaatcagaaaacattaaaaaattattatgaaattactAATTCATTGCAGTCATATTAATTTGTAGCGTAAGGATCCTTCACCTAAggctatacttttttttttttttttttgggcgaAGACATCTAAGGCTATACACGTTTTATAGGGATGACTTACTTATGGGGTGTGTCTACAAAAGAATTTATCATGAAATTATTCATTATAATAATTCATTATCCTAATgttatatttgatttatttccCCTTCAGGAAATTCTATATCTGATTGTGGTTCTTTTTCCCCAGTAGTATGGTGGTGACTGGTGAGGGAGATTCAAGGGAGATGGAGGTGGTAGTGCTGACAAAAACACTGTACATAGGTTCAGCTAAAAGGATTTGAGGCAtggaataatattttaatttagcgAGAGTGTAGTGAGTACAGAATAAGTATGTTGCTCTTGAAGATGCATGTACATGTTGCCTACTAAGGCAAAATTATCCCTTGCTTCATGATATAGAAGTCAATTGCagatatacattttttttgtttgataaaaagTAAGAAACATGTGAGTTAAATTTAGAGACAGAAATTTATATAGAAGGTGTTTaatttagaccaaaaaaaaaaaaaaaaattatatagaagATGTTTAATCAGAAGGAGACTACCTTTCAatatactagcctcatcacacgtgtTTCGCGTGTgcaatgaggcttttttttttttggtttagtgttataatttttcacttATTCTAATTTAAGATTTACATTTTTTCCACAGAAATTGTGCATTTAAGACTACTAATATAGCTAGAAGGGTCATAAGTTCAGCTACAAAAAATGAACATCAAAATAACATTGAAATCATATAAAC includes the following:
- the LOC115987566 gene encoding trihelix transcription factor ASIL2-like, with the translated sequence MAAAAAAASSSSPVETTATTPPPIPSSPPTAVPLSLPLPLPAPPTAQIQAQPQTQTQTPIQAQPQAQPQPSTASRRLPPPCWSHDETVALIDSYREKWYSLRRGNLKATHWQEVADSVARRCSAASPPKTAVQCRHKMEKLRKRYRTELQRARSMPVSRFISSWVHFKRMDAMEKGPSAKPRVNDSDSDENDNNNDEGLDVENDEEEDQDLYEEFKNGGSNMRHMSKFYRNNGIGGSGGGGGGGGGGGGSGGGSGFRIRIPSGVSVAHLGSKFYPKVEPKFNSNPNPSSSSGVNFGARVMRECNTAVRSGLGKRERERDPVAEMVSAIKVLGDGFVRVEQMKMEMAREIEGMRMEMEMKRTEMILESQQRIVEAFAKAVSEKKKKPKRIPSPES